The following are encoded in a window of Thermoanaerobaculia bacterium genomic DNA:
- a CDS encoding saccharopine dehydrogenase C-terminal domain-containing protein, whose translation MKNVLVLGAGLVARPLLRYLLAHYEHRVLVATLDVPRAQILMGEHPRGSIIHHDVSDIQKTTPLLAESDVVVSLLPAELNVPIAKLAISLRKPMINTSYASPEMWALDEEARRGGVLILNEIGLDPGIDHMSAVAKVKEIKFGGGKVTSFLSCCGGFPAQDANTNPWGYKFSWNPRGVLKAGLQPARYLRSNEAVEIDGGGIVFDYCWPLEFPELGVFEIYPNRDSLKYVSLYHLEGVNGMFRGTLRYPGWCATMRAIRDLGLFDAEEVEWPEGTTYRDVATRKLQGNGGHLSARLARFLDISPDSEEMARLEWVGLFSDRPIESRKSSPLDIFLNRMQALMMYRPGERDLVALQHVFHVAYPDGSREEIRSSLVKTGEPWGDTAMSRTVSLPAAIATRLILDEGVMAEGVQVPVLREIYEPVLKELETYGIRMEETRVKTFRSPLDT comes from the coding sequence ATGAAAAACGTACTCGTCCTCGGCGCCGGCCTTGTGGCCCGCCCCCTTCTCCGTTACCTGCTTGCCCATTACGAACACCGTGTTCTGGTGGCAACCCTGGATGTTCCCCGGGCCCAGATCCTCATGGGGGAACATCCCCGTGGGTCCATTATTCACCACGATGTGAGCGACATCCAGAAGACGACTCCCCTGTTAGCAGAGTCCGATGTTGTCGTCAGCCTCCTTCCCGCGGAGCTGAACGTACCCATCGCAAAACTCGCGATTTCCCTTCGAAAACCCATGATCAACACTTCGTACGCTTCTCCGGAAATGTGGGCCCTCGACGAGGAAGCCCGCAGGGGCGGCGTTCTCATCCTGAACGAAATCGGGCTGGACCCGGGAATCGACCACATGTCGGCCGTTGCCAAGGTGAAAGAAATCAAGTTCGGAGGCGGAAAGGTCACCAGTTTCCTGAGCTGCTGCGGAGGATTTCCCGCCCAGGACGCCAACACGAACCCCTGGGGATACAAGTTTTCCTGGAACCCTCGGGGCGTCCTCAAAGCGGGTCTTCAGCCCGCTCGCTACCTCCGGAGCAATGAAGCGGTTGAAATCGATGGTGGCGGCATCGTCTTCGACTACTGCTGGCCCCTGGAATTTCCAGAGCTGGGGGTATTCGAGATCTATCCGAACCGTGACTCCCTCAAGTACGTATCGCTGTACCATCTTGAGGGCGTAAACGGAATGTTTCGCGGAACCCTGCGCTATCCCGGCTGGTGCGCAACGATGCGGGCCATCCGGGACCTGGGACTCTTTGACGCCGAAGAAGTGGAGTGGCCGGAGGGGACGACGTACCGTGACGTTGCGACCCGAAAACTGCAGGGCAATGGAGGCCATCTCTCCGCCCGGCTTGCCCGTTTCCTGGACATCTCCCCCGATTCGGAGGAGATGGCCCGGCTTGAGTGGGTTGGGCTCTTTTCGGACCGTCCCATTGAATCACGGAAGTCCTCTCCCCTCGACATCTTCCTGAACCGGATGCAGGCCCTGATGATGTACCGCCCGGGAGAACGGGACCTCGTGGCCTTACAGCACGTCTTCCACGTGGCCTATCCCGATGGAAGCCGCGAGGAAATCCGTTCCTCCCTTGTCAAAACGGGAGAGCCCTGGGGTGATACCGCGATGTCACGGACCGTATCTCTGCCCGCCGCCATCGCCACACGGCTCATCCTGGACGAGGGCGTCATGGCGGAAGGCGTGCAAGTTCCCGTCCTGAGGGAAATCTACGAACCGGTTCTCAAGGAGCTCGAAACCTACGGAATCCGCATGGAGGAGACCCGCGTCAAAACCTTCCGGAGCCCCCTGGACACCTGA